The following proteins are encoded in a genomic region of Vicugna pacos chromosome 16, VicPac4, whole genome shotgun sequence:
- the LOC140686057 gene encoding uncharacterized protein has product MTPGRLRTLCELEWTAFGVGWPSGGTLDLATVRAVYQIITGTPGHPDQFPYIDSWLNIAQTLPPWIRFCSNGPGQCKILAAQPVQAKKTDRKKPIFQGDAEDEICLPPPYAPKAQTPPVPLETPPPSVSPPPQPEDPEAELSPQPEPVGRRLRSTQAVKPAPSALQMPLRETQGPQQVGEDGTVQPGHPVLYYQPFSTTDLLNWRHHTPSYSEKPQAMIDLIESIFHSHRPTWEDVCQLLLTLFNTEERRRILTEARKWLQGRAPGDTMDVEAWAMTRAPDTRPDWDFNTQEGREALREYREAILQGLKAGAKKPTNMSKTTTVTQRPDETPTDFYERLCETFRVYTPFDPEAQENQRMVNAAFVAQSYPDIRRKLQKLDGFAGMNATQLLEVANKVFVNRKREAQREADQRMKQKAALLAAALGKAGFSQNPAPPRKRGPQPWMPLGRDQCAYCRETGHWKNECPNRKDGKRALPKRPTYQLEPPASNHIGLAGVNSE; this is encoded by the coding sequence atgacccctggcaggctgcgcactttgtgtgagcttgaatggactgcctttggagtcgggtggccctcaggaggaactctggacctagcaacagtgcgagcagtctatcaaataatcactggaaccccaggccacccagatcaattcccttacattgactcctggctgaatatcgcccagactctacccccatggattcggttttgctcaaatggacctggacaatgcaagatattagcagctcagccagtccaggccaaaaagacagacagaaaaaaaccGATTTTCCAGGGAGACGCAGAAGACGAGATATGTCTGCCCCCTCCATATGCCCCCAAGGCACAAACACCTCCAGTCCCATTGGAGACACCAccaccctctgtgtcaccacctccccaacctgaggacccagaggcagaactcagcccccagcctgagccggtAGGAAGGAGACTCCGCTCAACACAAGCCGTGAAGCCAGCACCATCGGCCCTCCAAATGCCGCTGCGGGAGACACAAGGGCCACAGCAAGTTGGGGAAGACGGGACTGTTCAGCCTGGGCACCCCGTACTCTACTACCAACCCTTTAGCACCACAGACCTTCTCAATTGGCGCCATCAcactccttcctactctgaaaagccacaggctatgattgacctcatagagtctatcttccattctcaccggcccacctgggaagatgtctgccagctgcttctgactcttttcaatacagaggagaggagacgcattctcactgaagcacgaaaatggctgcagggccgagcccctggggacacaatGGATGTTGAGGCGTGGGCCATGACACGTGCCCCTGACACCAGACCAGATTGGGACTTTAACactcaagaaggaagagaagcactacgtgagtaccgggaggccatcctacaagggctaaaagcaggagccaagaagccaactaacatgtctaaaacgaccacagtgacccagaggccagacgAAACCCCCACTGACTTCTATGAGAGACTGTGTGAAACATtccgagtctacactccttttgatcctgaggcccaagaaaaccaacggatggtcaacgctgccttcgtagcccaatcatacccagatatacgccggaaactccaaaaactggatggattcgcagggatgaacgctacacagctgctggaagtagcaaacaaagtttttgtaaacCGAAAACGGGAAGcccaacgagaagcagaccagcgaatgaagcagaaagccgcgctccttgcagcagccctggggaaagcAGGCTTCAGCCAGAACCCTGCACCACCCCGGAAGAGGGGACCCCaaccatggatgcccctgggccgAGACCAATGTGCATACTGCCGGGAGACTGGGCACTGGAAGAACGAGtgcccaaacagaaaggatggaaagagagcactccctaaaaggcctacttatcagctggagccaccagccagtaatcacatcggactggctggggttaactcagaatag